The Thunnus maccoyii chromosome 12, fThuMac1.1, whole genome shotgun sequence genomic interval ACGGGAAAAAGAAAAGTCCTCTGGCATTCTTGGAAGGACAAATTGTAAGGAAAAAACTGGACAGAAGGGGAGAGCGATGAGGGAGTAGAGAGAGAAATTCagagataagagagagagagaaggaaatgaCGAGGAAGTGTTTTGAGCTAGACTGGGATCACCtccaaaaagtgtgtgtgtgtgtgtgtgtggtagaaaaaaacagcttgagAATCGAAtgaaaaaatctgtaaaaaaaaaaaaggttgattaGTCACCGTCTGAATGAGGAACAGCACGCTCAAGCTTGTTGAAAACAGAAGCATTTTCCAATTagaaatatttctatatttcctAACAACCTCTATTAAAGCAGTTTGCAACCCTTAAAACAGCCTCTCATCCAATTTCAAAATGACTTTGATACATCAGTCTTTCACTTTTAAATGATGTAACAGAGAGATACAAACACACTAGCTGTAGTGGCAAAcctctgctgcagcagctgctgtggGTGAAGCAGTGCCAATATTTTGCAACCAAGTCACACAATTCCATTTAGCAGTCACATTGAGTAAGGGCAAAGCTATTCCAGTTAATCTTTCAGTTATGTTATTACAACACTTCATCTGTTCGCAGCCTCCTCGGGGTCTTCATATGACTGTGTGGAGAATATGAgctcaaacacagagaggaaacatttcAGTAGGCTCTCAACCACCACCACACCCATAGAACTTGGATttttatggaaatgtttttatctCTATTAATactatttctctctttttttctaattcTCATTCTACATCAGCCAAACAGTCCAACTCCCTTTCTTGTGTTATTAGGATATAGAAAACTATAGAAACATACCCATCTCTTACAAATAATAGCTAGAAAATGTTTGGGGGTTCTTAATAAGAGATAGAAAGTGAAAACcctgacaaatatttttcacaatCCTGCTGCAGTACGCACAGTTCAGTCTGATTCATTGCTGGGCAGAAGCGCAGTATAATGTTCCATGTAAGGTAATGAAATCAAATATCGCAGTTTGGAAATAACAGGCCATATTTGGCAAAGAGTGAAATGGAATACAAAATGCCTTCACGCTTTCCGTTTCTCTATCCCACAACCATTAATCCATCCACCCTCATTTTCTCCTCAGGTCCCTATCATACTATTGTTTTGGACGATGGTTTAAGAAAGGGAGGCACCAGTGATTGGGGCCCCAGTCATGACATCACAGCTGAGGGGTAGAAGACGCATCTGGTCCTGGGTGTGGAGCCCTGCTTCTCCCCTCTCCATCAAGACTGGCTCCAGCAGTGAGTCAGGGTCCTTAATGAGGACCAGACTCCACACATCAGGCTGAGGTCACCTTACGGGAATCTCTAGAGGTTGGTATGTGTAAGGAGAAAACGAGGGAGAGAGGTGTATTGTGTATGcgaatgtgtgtgcatgtgtgcaccaAGTGACTGGGAGCTGAGGTTGAGGTCTGCAGTTATGCGGTATAAGTGAAAAAGCTATGTCACGGTGCAAGAAAGACGACCTCAACTCAACATGTTCGTAAAGGAAGTGGGAAAGACGAAACAGTCTACTCGGGTGTTCTGACATTTACATAAGGGAGCAATAAGGCAGGAAACAGTGCAAGTAAGTCATTACAGTTGTTAGGAGGGGCTGACATTGAGGTATAAACTGAGCTCGGCATGTAAAAATGTAAGATTCAATCTATCTGCCCTATCCTTTCTATAAAACCAGGGAATTCTTAGGACAACATGGATCTAAGTCACAGGAAGTTTCCAATGTGGGCCTCTGCCTCTTGGTGCCGGGACATATTGAATGACATACTCAAGGCGAGCAGGAGAGGCCCTGTGAACTCATGCCCTCCCACTCCGGGAAATACCCTGTAGCCATTCATGGGATCTGATCCCTCCCTTCAAGCCCCCATGTAAACCAAGCAAGCAGAACGCATTATATGGAGGATTATCTTCAGGAAAAGTTTGTGTTTACACAGATGTTAATCACACTTGATAAACGCATATGCTGGAAGTCGGGAGgaagctgaaaaaaaaggagtgtgtgtatttggtaGCTATTTATCCAACTGCTAATGGCTTATTTCAGTCCCTAACTGCGCTAATGTGGGAATCCATGGACAAATGTAtaaaaaattgacttttttagTGATAAAATTGTGCCATATTCTATATCTAATTACTGTCCTGACAGTTCgatgttttgggaaatacacctCTTTGctgtcttgctgagagttagatgagaactTTGATACCTTTCTCATATCTATGCATGTAATATGAAGCTGCAACGACCAGCCAATCAGCTTAGCATAATTTAAAGATTGGAAACGGGGGAAACAGCCAGCCTGGCTCTGTGCAGAGGTAATATAATATcaacactgtatatatattctAAAGTCACACAATAATATATTCCATATGAATTGTCAGACAGAAATGACAAAGCTTTTGAATATTGGCtccaaactgaaacaaaagtgttttgctggttaaataaatattaatatatataacCTCATATATGACCTTTAAGATACCCTTGATAATTCCTGCAATTTTCTTTTACCACAGGTAGCTAATGTTGTCATGAAACTATCACCAAATCACCAACTCACCTGGCTGTTTGGCCATTGCAGACAGCTGTGTCTGGAATCTCTGCAGGGAATTCTGCAGCGCCACAATGTCTGCACCATGATTTCCACAGGTGACGTTCATCCTGTTGACACAGTCCCGCAGACCACCAACATGTCTCTCCAGCCCGTCTTTCAGCTCTTTGATATTAGCAGAAACCCCGTCTAGCCTTCCACACACCTTTTCAAGTCTGGTTATGCGGCCATCCACAGCAGAAATGCCATCAGAAACACCCTGGGTGTTCTGTTTGCATTGACTCAGTTCAGATGACACCTGTTTACTGAGTGTATCAAGTCTGTTCTTTAGCTCCTCCACCTGACGGCTGGTGGCGTCTGCCTGACCACTGGGTACTGCAGGTACCCATGCTGGTCTCCCAGTGCCACTCTGCTCTGCCTGGCAGCATGTTGTGTTAATTCTCTCTACATCTTGGTTGTATTTGCTCAAGGAATCACTTAGCCCAGTAACAGCACCAGCCAGCCCAAGAACATTATCTTGGAGATTAATCAACCCCTTCTGGAAGTCCTCCATCGTCTTGGAACGTCTTTCGATCCCAGCTGACTGCCTTTCAACAAGGTGCTCCAGTTGCCTGAgcttgtctgtgtttgcattAACGTCTGTGTGTAGAATGTCCAAGTCATCCCTATACCGGCTCAGGTCCCTCAAAATGTTTTCTAGACCCTTAGATGTGGGTGATGAAGCTCCTTCACCTACAGTTATTCCTGATGCTGAACATCCTGCAGAGCATAACTCTCCAACAGTATTTACCTTCTCATCCAAAGCCTGGAGGAGGaacttgttgttgttgacttGTGTCTGGATGGCATCCATGGAGTCCCCAAACATCCCAGGGAAGGAGTTGTTGCTCATTTCCACCAGCATGTTCGTAAACTGGTCCTCCATGCTGTTCAGACGCTCACCCATATGCTGTTGAAGTGCTGCCACTTCTTCCGCAATTGTACGGGTCAGCTTCTCTTCTATATAGAAACAGTGAGTCTCTGCATTTTGTTCCGTGATATTTATGCGTGCCTCCAGCTCCTCAATCTGCGAGCTAAAATCATTGTCTTCCTGAGGTGCAGACAGGTGCTCCAGCTCGTTGTCAATGCGGACATTCAGGATGCGGTGAGCCTCTGCAATACGCTCAATCTCACGCCACAAGTCTTCGTGGTCACTGTGATCCTTTTCTTCTTTAGATGGATCTGTCTGCCTCTGAATGCGTACAGGTCCATCTGCAGCAGCCATGTCCAGACGTAGTGCCCGGATCTCCTTTCTCAGGTCAGCCTCCTTGGTGTCCACCAGCTTGGTCAGGCTGACCAAACCTTGgtcacagctgttttcacaggtatTCTGCAAGGTCTGAATCTTGTCATTGTATGAGCTTTGTAGCTTGGCCATTTGTTCCTCCATATTCTGGTCTAACTCCTTCTTCAGCTTCTCAAACTTTCCATCAATATAGGTCTGTATAACTTCAAACTCCGCCATGGCTGGAGTCTGAGATTGTGAGGCATCCATCAGGACACGAATCTGCCCCTCATGACTTGACATGGCTCCTCTAATGTCTTCCAAAGCTTCATCCTTGCTTTTCAGTGCAGTGTTGATATCATCCAAGCGGGCCACTATTTTTTCTATGGCCTTCTCTCCAGCAATCCCACCTCTGGTAGCCTGATGACCATCCAGCACTGCTGGGCTCTTCTCCGTATCTGTAGCTGTAGCTGTGTCTGGTGGACGGATGTTGTGGAGGAGTGTCTCCAGCATCTTCTTTGAATCTTCCTGCAGGTCTGTGCGGAGGTTGGTGGTTAACCCTGTCAAAGCTGACTGAAGATCCAGCACTGTCTGAGACAAACGCTGAACTTCACCTTCCAGAAGACGCACTTTATCTGTTCCATCATGCCTCGTCTCATGGTGCGCAGTCTCTCTCCGTTCTGGTCCTATAAGCAAAGAATTGAGTTTTTactaataaacacaaagaaataacTCTCTTGTATTAGCTTACCGTGGTCATTTAGTGGTAATAAGGAAAATTTGGTAATACATAGAAATTCAGTATGAATTGACAAAAGTAGAGCAGAAAATGGTGTCTTACTTTGTGTGTGCCTGGTTGTATGTACAGGATTTGATGGGAGGTAAGGCTGTGTTCCCTGCACTAACTGTCGGTCTGGAGGTGGTTTTAAATCTTTACAGTCCGGACCTTGGTAAGCAGGACAGCATCTCCACTCTAACTCTGTGACTGTCTTAAAGGCAATCTTGTATGTGGGTCGAAACCGAGATTGGTATCTGTAAAGCAGGGCAGAGAAATCATTACGTTTCAGACAAACAAATAccaacaatatatatttttatctggAACCGATGGCTCCTGTTTTTTGAGTTTCCACTTTCTAGCCAAGGCAAACACAGTTCCCAAAGAAACAATAGATGACATCACTTCCCTGAAGGCAGGGGTCATGTCATGCAGAACATCTGGAAAGTTGATGACTGAAACAATCATCTTTGCACATTTCCCAAATCTCACACTGATTAATACTGTTCTAGCTTGACTGATAGTAAAAAGTAAACTGAAAACTTGTGGCTGTAATCAACAAGTGTACTAAAGTCTCAGTCTGATATGACATATTATTAGGCCGATGCTGTAAATCATAACTTAGAAATGGAAAAACCCAAGGTGTCTGTTATCACTGCCAGCTATTCTTCCTTTACACAGAAACTTGGAAATGTGCTCCTGTTACCTAAGATTAATCAGTTTCCAGTAATATTTTCcacagcacagtgtgtgtatgtcattTCAGAACTAACAATAATTCACAcagcaaaatgaatgaaattgcAACACAGCATTTGCTATTACAGAATTAATGACAACTGTTACTCACCAATTACTAGTCTAGATACTCCCATTTAGACCATCCAAGTACTCCATGGGAGGAACAGAATGCTTTGTTTATCTTAAAAGTCTTTGACTCCAGATATGGGCTTAAATCATATGTATTACTTGGACTTCATTTATTATCATAtcaaagggaagaaaaaagtaGAGGAAAGAAACACCCATACTGACAGAAATGCATGACATACTACAGTAAGTTCAGAATATGTTTAACTATCACATCTTAAAATGTGCACCAGATAAACACATAGttccaaaagtttggacacaccctccCATTGTCTTGAATGAAAAAATGtctccaaacctttgactggtactgtatgtctaGTGTATTTATACATACTTAGATTACACACTGAGAATAACTCTTATGCACTGCTCACAACTGTTTATCTGCAGACTCAGAGCCCCTGAATTCACCTTGATTGAAATTCCTTGTCCCTTGATGAGCATTCAGGTCTATTAGTTTTGCATTATGATAATGACAGCTATAACAGAACATTGAGTTGTATTTAGGGACAGAAACCTGCTAATGATAAATTAACAGCTGCTCAGCCATGTGCAAGAATTTGataacacacatttaaacacttgATGAACTAccacaaataattttaaaaaggatttGTCAGAAACAGACTTGttctggatgtgtaaataatttGATTAAGTAAAACACTGATGCATGGAGCCAGAGAAACTCACAAAGTGGTAAATAAAAGAGGCTAAACTCTAGGAACTCTGGCCTAGATTCTATTCTATTGACTAATTGGCAAtgactcattttttttatttattcctgaCCATGTAAACATTCATGATTTTGGAATGTCTGCAGTCTCTAGTAGAGTAGCTAACTTAAATAGATAAACCAATCATAGGCATAAGTATGGTTTGTtatcatgtactgtattttttgcTAAAAGTTTTGCAGGTATGTTGCTGTTGGCTAGCAACCTTTGTTTAAACTTGAAGGATCATTTAGGATAACTAACCTTGACTATGGTGTACCCTTTTTCAGCTATTCCTCATTAGCTTGAGGCcacatttcctgttttaatcAGCCTGATTCAGTAGGCTCATTAACTTGCTGAAAACTCAGTGCCTTTTAGGTTCAGCCAGTGAAGTTTCTTTAGCCACTGTGAATATTTCTGCCTCCAGTCACATTTTGTATCAGAACTCCAGCCTGTCTCATGTAGCCCACATCAAAAGATGCATCCTCAACCCTTCCCCCTTTTGCTCCTTGGATGCTCACGTCACTTGTTGCTGGCAGTCGGGCTGGTAGGCTGGGCAGGGGGCCATCACGGGCTCCTGGAAGCTCTCCACACCCCCCTTCACGGCGCAGCTCACGTTCTTGTGCACCACATAGGCGCACCAGTtcctgaagagagagagacagagagcagagatgagCATACCTATAATAAATATTGTAGAGGAATACTGTACCGTGAAGATATTAAAGAAAATAGTTATGGAATTTTTAGTGACTTGGAAATCATCACAAATAAGTCCTGATGCTTCACTGAGCTTTCTCTAAAGGGTGCGTCATTTCAGTGatggctttctctctctgtgtgtttttctttttcttgctcgCCTATTTTAAGTTATCAGTGGCCAGCTGGAAATGCACTAATGCTTTCTTGTAGATTCGAGATTGGAGTAATCAGCGACATACCAGTGTTTATCTGGATCTTATCACCTTTGGCAACACTCTCAATCTCGAGCCAAATTTAGTCACAGGCTGATAAAAGCACAGTGTATGTTAACAGGCTATATATGACTGTAAGAGGTTAAAAGCTGCCTCGATTTGAGGTCATTCCGATCGATGAGAAGTTTGAAAGCCATCGCCTTTTATTGGCAACTGCGTAAGTTTTGCCAAACAAAAGCGCACAAGGAAAGGTGGGTTTAAAGGAACGCCCGAAGATTGACCGAGGATtttaagacaaacagaaaagctAAAATGATTCgcccataaaaaaacaaaccaaaaaaaggtATAAAACCCATTACTTACctatttctgtgtctgtgtaccACTCCAGTGTATGCTGACCCGTGGAACAAGTCGTAAGAGGAGGGAGACCCGTAAGTAAATTGAAAGTTCAAAAGTAGTGTGAAAACTGTCCACCACCAGTCCATCTCTCCATGCCTGTTATTCATATTTGACAACagtcttaaaataaatattcctAGCATAAGAAAGAAGGCTACTCTGTTATTATCATGCGCGACGTTCCCAAACACCAAAGTCACATTGTCCCAGTGACTGATCCAACTCCAATAACTCAAGTTTGGGGAAGTCCACATTCACTGCAACTCCCTTGGAATGACGTTCAGGGCCCACACCCTCCTCCTAAAAAAAttcaggagaggaaaaaaacttCCCCCCAAtgccctttaaaaaaaaacaacaaaaaaaacttataGCCTAagaggtgtttttgtttgtggtaAAGTTTAGTTTAATTGTGTTCTGCTTTGAAGTGTTGGGTCATTAATTACTGTAACAGGCTCAGGAGATGTTTGCACCAAAAATGATTTGGGACAAGTTGATTACTTCTTTGTCAGCCAACAGCCAATAATTCACACCTCACTGATGAATAACAGGGTAATGTCTTTTGAATGCAACCTCCAGGGTTGAAAGCTGTGTCCATATAATGGTAGCGTTGATGATATTCATGGCCAGGGATAACAGTAGTAATTTGCATTCTTTCTGCCCTGTTGCTGAATGGGGATAAAGGGAATACTTATTGTGCAGTCTCTTCTTTCCTACACACCAACTTGAATCCCTCACCTCTCTGAGCAAACTCTACTACTTTTTAAGCCAAACTGAGCAATTTTGTTGAGTGATATCTTAACGTGGATGGAGACAGAAAGTAGCACATTAGTTTCATACGAGCTACGATTCACAGCACTCGAGGCAGGAATTCTTTGTCAGTGCTTTAACACAGTGTGAAAGTGCGAGGATAAGGATGAGGAGAGTTTCCATGCACACGGGTGGTGCtgtgaaaattatttttgtgaGATGGCCTTAAGCAGTTTCCTCACCAGTTTCCCAGGGTGCTGTCGTGGGGCATATAGAAAGGCTCTCTCCTGATCAGATACATACTGCCAGTTAACACAAAAATGATTAcgggaggaaagaaaaacagagaaggagacagaaagagatggaTATTAAGAGTTaaacagaggcagagggagaatGCAAAGTGCTGGATGTGGTGTACAGTAATGATTCAGAGGGATGCTGTAAAGCATTATGGGAGAACGTGatgtataaacacacatgtggacacacacaaGTAACAGCTCCTCCCTCATCCAAAAGAACCTTTCATCATTTAgcaagcttctttttttttttttttacgaactCTCTCAGACCATAGATACCCCTTCCCAAAATACGACTGCACTGTTTCATCAGGCAGGGAGCGCCGGATCGGCCAAGTGTGAGATGATGGAATAGGTTATGTAAGTGGATGATGTTTGCAGGGATTTGATGGTCAAGTTTTAGTGTTTAATCAACACCAGAAACTTGAGATATCATTACCCTCCACACCCTTCATCTGCATGATTCTTGCTGCAATTACTGACATTTTCATTGGTTTCCTTTAGTTAATTTCCCCCCTCACTTTCTTATATTAATTTAACTTTAACCAACAATATACTATTAACTAACTTTACCATCCAGTCTAttaagacagtaaaaaaaagaatattggTTTTAGGATTCATGTGAGTCATATTTCTGAGTTTATGGGCTGTTTGTTTGGTCTCCAGAAGAgggcagcacagcagcagtaaagaAAGCAAAAAGCTCATCTTGTAGTCATGGCAATTCCTTGTCCAAAAGTGTTGGAGTGAGAAAAGGACATTTCATTACTGAGGCATCATGAGAGCCCAAATGTCCCCAATTCCATCACCTCGCCATGCTATTCTCACATCAATTATCTGTGTTATGCACCCTGAATTCAACATCCTTTTATTTATAGCAGTGCATTCTGGCAGAATTTTGTTCCCTATTTTACTAAATCATTATCAACCATAGTCTATGTCTGTGTTGTTATTTGTCACTGATATTATAAACATGACCATTTATAGCTTACTGTCACCAGATGTCATTGCAATGATGACATTATCAAGCCACACACCTCACACCTATGTGTCCTGCTCAAGTTAAAAATAGTCATTAACTTCCTATATGCACTGACATTCATGCATAATGGGAAGCAAGATGAGTCATGACTGAAGGAAAATACCAGCCCATATCTTTCAGTTTGAAAACACAACCACGATTTCAGCCGTATAAATCCAGGGGACGTTTCCTCGTTTCACCTTTCTCAGAtcgatttctttctttttttttttcgactTTGGAGAAGTTGGGAGACTGATTGGAACTGGAATAGCCTGCATTGAAGAACTGGTGAGGATCCTTTGCAGCACACAATGAATTTGTCATTGAGACATGCACTTTGCAAGGCCACCCCTTACTCACTCGAATCCTTTAAATTCCGTGTGCTCCCACTCAAGCAGCGACCTTGATCTTTATGTTAAGGTGAAATATTAAATGTGCTGGTGCACCTGAGGGGGGGtgggaaggggaaggggagggggagggggggctgcTGCCAAGCCACACAAAGcagctttttctttaaaaggaCTACATGGCTATATTGCAGAGCATTTACACCACAAAAGCCCTGGTATACACTGCCTCATATCAAATTAAATTCAGCTAACTGTGCATGTCGCCACAATGTGGATTTTAAAGGCTTCCTAACTGTAAACGTGCCCTTGCAAACTCATAAAACCAACACAGGCTTTTTGTGTCACCCGGGGAGAGCGAGTAATGCTGCAGAGATTGCTTTCATTTGGCAAGCAACAGCTATGCACCACGCATATTATACTGTACCATGATATTGCTGCACTGTGACTCTGAGTGGTGGAGCCTAGGCCTGCACACACTGCCCACACAGGTACTGTTCAAAGTGGGGTCAAGGGGCTGCCTAAGGGTGCTGCGGTGGGATCGTTACTTCAATTTCACTTCTCTCTCCTTTAGCTCTGCACAGTGAGGCAGATactatgaaatgtgttttgatcaCATACAGTTTTTCAAGTTATCCATTAACTGCAACATATCTCTGAGgtgttgtgaattttaaaatcttcTTCATCTGAGGCCCCAGGTCTAGATCATCGTCTGGAGATTTAGGAGCTCAGTGCATCCCGCTCCTGATGTGACGATGCTTGATTAATTTGTCCCTTCTAGATACATACCCTAcaataccaacacacacacacacatacacacattttatggGATGATGAAGCAGCTCAAAACTCCTGGTCTCACTGCACACTGTCACACCTACAGTACTCTCAGAGGTTTTTGAATCTGCTTTAGGTGCGAGGAGGGAAGCAGAAATGATGATACCTTAGAGAATCGACTCTACCAGATTGTCTTCCAccatcagcttcagctttaTCCCTCTTgtctccccttctctcctctccctttttgttcatttggattctcacaatgaaaaaaaaaaacttgacagaGCTGTCGCTTTGTAAGTCGACTGATTGAAAATAGCACCCTAATTAGTCGACCTTTCCATTATGTTTGACACTTGCATTTGTGGGAATTTAGCTGGATGTATCTTTTTAGGCTGTTAATTGGcataatactgtaaataaccTCATTGAGATCAGGTTGCTGGGTATTTCTTGTTTTGCTGAAGAAAAGGCATTATGGGTATAATTCACTACAGTGTCATGACCAGAACATAAGATTAAGAGAAAGTTCAGACAAATGTCATGGTCAGAGACAGACGAGACAGACTTGAAGACAAAGGAAGAGATGAAGTTGCCTGTTGTGGTTGTACACAAATTACGCACCcgcccacccacacacacacacacacacacacacacacacactgtctcccCCCCGTGTctatcacacatgcacacacacatggacatgTGCAGGcggacacacacagcagattaGGAAAGCTGATTTATTGgttgtaaaatgttaatatagcTATAAGCCGTGCTCATGAATTGTTAATTAAGGCTGTGACAGACTCGTCACCTAAAATGTTAATGAGGTGAGATTGCGTCGGGGCCGAGAGGTCTCTGTGAGCTTCTGAGCAAATACAACAGATGAGCTGAATCCACAAGACCCCCACATGCTATAATAAGAAACGCTAAGGGCACCTGAGATGGGTCATGCCCATTTGGCTATAGAATAATTAAATTTATGAATGGTGGTGTGTGAATTAACCGTTGTGATAGTGAAAGGGAATGATAAATATGATCCATTTTTACCCTCATTCGTTCTATATCTGTACTGACTTGACTCATCAGAGGGGGAAGAAGTaatcagatcctttacttgagtaaaagatGAGTATCTAAGATAACATAAGATAGGTTAAGATAAGAAAGAACTTTattaatcagctgattatttccttgattaattgttttgtctataaaatgtcagaaaatagggAAATAGAGCTGTTTTAATTTCCAGGATCAAAGGTGAGagatatcttgttttgtccaaccaacagtctagagctgcaaccatttgtcgattaattgattagtcgactGAAAGAAAATTGATTGGGAGTAATTTtgattaaagcaaaaatgcccaatGTTCTTGCTcctagcttctcaaatgtgctgtttttccttgtcatatttgacagtaaattgaatacttaaaggttttggactgttagtcagataaaacaagcaagTTGAAGACATCATCGtgggctctgagaaattgtgaatgccatttttccactatttttttaacatttcattgactAAACGATTAATAGAATCGTTAGTCGCAACCCtacaacagtccaaaccccaaagatattcagttttctatcatgtatgacaaagaaaagcagaaaccAGGAAATTGTTCACCCTTTTTGTTTAAAGCTAATGTGTGAGATGGATACTGTTGGGTTGTTTATCCAAAGATTCTCCATATTTGAT includes:
- the emilin2a gene encoding EMILIN-2, with product MLGIFILRLLSNMNNRHGEMDWWWTVFTLLLNFQFTYGSPSSYDLFHGSAYTGVVHRHRNRNWCAYVVHKNVSCAVKGGVESFQEPVMAPCPAYQPDCQQQVTYQSRFRPTYKIAFKTVTELEWRCCPAYQGPDCKDLKPPPDRQLVQGTQPYLPSNPVHTTRHTQRPERRETAHHETRHDGTDKVRLLEGEVQRLSQTVLDLQSALTGLTTNLRTDLQEDSKKMLETLLHNIRPPDTATATDTEKSPAVLDGHQATRGGIAGEKAIEKIVARLDDINTALKSKDEALEDIRGAMSSHEGQIRVLMDASQSQTPAMAEFEVIQTYIDGKFEKLKKELDQNMEEQMAKLQSSYNDKIQTLQNTCENSCDQGLVSLTKLVDTKEADLRKEIRALRLDMAAADGPVRIQRQTDPSKEEKDHSDHEDLWREIERIAEAHRILNVRIDNELEHLSAPQEDNDFSSQIEELEARINITEQNAETHCFYIEEKLTRTIAEEVAALQQHMGERLNSMEDQFTNMLVEMSNNSFPGMFGDSMDAIQTQVNNNKFLLQALDEKVNTVGELCSAGCSASGITVGEGASSPTSKGLENILRDLSRYRDDLDILHTDVNANTDKLRQLEHLVERQSAGIERRSKTMEDFQKGLINLQDNVLGLAGAVTGLSDSLSKYNQDVERINTTCCQAEQSGTGRPAWVPAVPSGQADATSRQVEELKNRLDTLSKQVSSELSQCKQNTQGVSDGISAVDGRITRLEKVCGRLDGVSANIKELKDGLERHVGGLRDCVNRMNVTCGNHGADIVALQNSLQRFQTQLSAMAKQPGMTLRPEKPISVPDSTPTRTRIPQIHIPLIIPKPPSSPRQPYNPSQPMQPNTHTIMITQPSSPQQPGHPAPPLVPRRPVLETGEAGPPGYIRRVTVRRGSEDSSSKHVKGFAGAPGYPPLQRTSFNSQSTGRRAPLAAKVAWNPMHQAPVASPVSVDNSAFADPFSFSAGLTQQPFSGDFGIIRFNRVLINDGGHYSPQTGIFTVPMDGRYLISGLLTAKQGDRVEAVLSVSNRSVQKLQSSAGPVAGHYGSSATGNCGCGGSVSFSVILPLRKGDRVGLVRTGGQLATTEAREILSTYSAIFLYAPQANR